A single window of Hymenobacter sp. APR13 DNA harbors:
- a CDS encoding glycosyltransferase family 4 protein — translation MSAARPLRLLVITYYWPPSGGAGVQRSLKFVKHLPALGVEPTVITVDPEKGAYPVLDHSLAAEVPAGVRVIRTGTSEPFGSYKKLTGRQQIPYGGFVGESKTSVAQRFFKFVRGNLFIPDARRGWNRHALRAVAELIAQGEQFDAVLTSSPPHSTQLIGLALKQRYGLRWLADLRDPWTDIYYHQELNQTPLARWLDARYERQVLEQADIVLTTSADTRRLFLGKAAGLAPGKFHVLPNGYDESDFQLPSEPPTNQLLITHTGTISETYHIELWLSAVAECVRRHPAVPLRLRFVGKVSDGVQRQLADNGLLPVTELVPFVPHDESVGYLRRATVLLMAIPDVPHNLGILPGKVFEYLAANKPVICIGPASSDADLLLRECGAGQAFAYGAYEAMLAHLEELVAQWQINPNLDLPSLGHARYSRRALTEQLVALVRGGDEVARNR, via the coding sequence GTGTCTGCTGCCCGCCCGCTTCGTTTGCTTGTCATCACCTACTACTGGCCGCCGTCGGGCGGGGCGGGCGTGCAGCGCAGCCTCAAGTTCGTTAAGCACCTGCCGGCGCTGGGCGTCGAGCCCACGGTCATCACCGTCGACCCCGAAAAAGGAGCTTATCCGGTGCTGGACCACTCGCTGGCGGCTGAGGTGCCGGCAGGCGTGCGCGTGATTCGTACGGGCACTTCCGAGCCTTTTGGCTCCTACAAGAAGCTCACCGGGCGTCAGCAGATTCCGTACGGCGGCTTCGTGGGCGAAAGCAAAACCAGTGTGGCACAGCGCTTTTTCAAGTTCGTGCGCGGCAACCTGTTTATTCCGGACGCCCGCCGCGGCTGGAACCGCCACGCCCTGCGGGCCGTGGCCGAGCTGATAGCGCAGGGCGAGCAGTTCGACGCCGTGCTCACCAGCTCGCCCCCGCACTCCACCCAGCTTATCGGGCTGGCCCTGAAGCAGCGCTACGGTTTGCGCTGGCTGGCCGACCTGCGCGACCCCTGGACCGACATCTACTACCACCAGGAGCTCAACCAGACACCCCTGGCCCGCTGGCTGGATGCGCGCTACGAGCGCCAAGTGCTAGAGCAGGCCGATATCGTGCTGACCACCAGCGCCGACACGCGCCGGCTGTTTCTGGGCAAGGCGGCGGGCCTGGCGCCCGGCAAGTTCCACGTGCTGCCCAACGGCTACGACGAAAGCGACTTTCAGCTCCCGTCGGAGCCGCCGACCAACCAGTTGCTTATCACCCACACCGGTACCATCTCCGAAACCTACCACATCGAGCTGTGGCTGAGTGCCGTGGCCGAGTGCGTGCGCCGCCACCCGGCGGTGCCGTTGCGGCTGCGCTTCGTGGGCAAGGTGTCGGACGGCGTGCAGCGCCAGCTGGCCGACAACGGGCTGCTGCCTGTCACGGAGCTGGTGCCGTTTGTGCCGCACGACGAGTCGGTGGGCTACCTGCGCCGGGCCACAGTGCTGCTGATGGCCATTCCGGACGTGCCGCACAACCTGGGCATTCTGCCGGGCAAGGTGTTCGAGTACCTGGCGGCCAACAAGCCCGTCATCTGCATCGGCCCGGCCAGCTCCGACGCCGACCTGCTGCTGCGGGAATGCGGCGCGGGCCAGGCGTTTGCGTACGGCGCCTACGAGGCTATGCTGGCGCACCTGGAAGAGCTGGTGGCGCAGTGGCAGATCAACCCCAACCTGGATTTGCCCTCGCTCGGCCACGCCCGCTACTCGCGCCGCGCCCTCACGGAGCAGCTAGTGGCGCTGGTGCGGGGTGGTGATGAGGTGGCCCGTAACAGGTGA
- the pseB gene encoding UDP-N-acetylglucosamine 4,6-dehydratase (inverting), with product MALDLNHKSILVTGGTGSFGKQFVQTVFEQFPQVKRLVVYSRDELKQFEMSQTFPQAKYPAIRYFIGDVRDGERLKRACEGIDIIVHAAALKQVPAAEYNPMECIKTNIFGAENVINAALDCGVKEVVALSTDKAAAPINLYGATKLCSDKLFVAANNMKGARDLRFSVVRYGNVIGSRGSVVPFFMQRRETGVLPITHPDMTRFHISLEQGVDLVLYALENSWGGEIFVPKIPSYVITEVAKAIGPDCRQEIVGIRPGEKLHEEMITATDALSTVELPKYYVILPFTPQWDVEQFIQHFNGKRVPEGFHYDSANNDEWLDAEQIREEIRLHVDADFAV from the coding sequence ATGGCCCTCGACCTCAACCATAAATCCATCCTAGTAACCGGCGGCACTGGCTCCTTCGGCAAGCAGTTTGTGCAGACTGTATTCGAGCAGTTTCCGCAGGTGAAACGCCTGGTGGTGTACTCGCGCGACGAGCTGAAGCAGTTTGAGATGTCGCAGACGTTTCCGCAGGCCAAGTACCCCGCCATCCGCTACTTTATTGGGGATGTGCGCGACGGCGAACGGCTGAAACGAGCCTGCGAGGGCATCGACATCATTGTGCACGCCGCCGCCCTTAAGCAGGTGCCCGCCGCCGAGTACAACCCGATGGAATGCATCAAAACCAACATCTTCGGGGCCGAAAACGTGATTAACGCCGCCCTCGACTGCGGCGTGAAGGAAGTAGTGGCCCTGAGCACCGACAAGGCCGCCGCCCCCATCAACCTCTACGGCGCCACCAAGCTCTGCTCCGACAAGCTGTTTGTGGCCGCCAACAACATGAAAGGTGCCCGCGACCTGCGCTTCTCGGTGGTGCGCTACGGCAACGTCATCGGCTCGCGCGGCTCAGTGGTGCCGTTCTTCATGCAGCGCCGCGAAACCGGCGTGCTGCCTATCACCCACCCCGACATGACGCGCTTCCACATCTCGCTGGAGCAGGGCGTGGACTTAGTGCTGTACGCGCTGGAAAACAGCTGGGGCGGCGAAATCTTCGTGCCCAAGATTCCGAGCTACGTCATCACGGAAGTGGCTAAGGCCATCGGCCCCGACTGCCGGCAGGAAATCGTGGGCATCCGGCCCGGCGAAAAGCTGCACGAGGAAATGATTACCGCAACTGACGCCCTGAGCACGGTAGAGCTGCCAAAGTACTACGTCATCCTGCCCTTCACGCCGCAGTGGGACGTGGAGCAGTTCATCCAGCACTTCAACGGCAAGCGCGTGCCCGAAGGTTTCCACTACGACTCGGCCAACAACGACGAGTGGCTGGACGCCGAGCAGATCAGGGAGGAAATCCGCCTGCACGTGGACGCGGATTTTGCGGTGTAG
- a CDS encoding gliding motility-associated C-terminal domain-containing protein — protein MLSDEEGNLQCYSDGERVYNRQEQLMGVVLPRGSRASSTQGALLLRAPGDANRCYLFTVDQAENSLQGGLHYSIIDLRLNNGLGGLTSTLDQAVPTPATTQLLAEKLTAVRHANGRDYWVLVHGWNDDAFYAYLLSPAGLASAPVMSRAGRPHIDPNGATNFQSALGYLRVSPNGLRIAAAISGLGVDCGTFNPATGRVSNVAALPVIPFLGYSGLEFSPDNSKLYVTDEFGSLRQIDLATQIVTEFASTNPKALALGPDQKIYLGVPRDALGIIHEPNLPGLACRFQKQGLDVAPGFTRLGLPNFPNAFAASLRIVARRQVCVGARVEFQARLSSGEAVASAIWTFGNPAAGPANSAVGLEVQHTYQQPGTYQVVLSARNAAGIEYMATETIEVQVPPSVRISPPDPILCTDPLSARPLVLSVPEVPGATYRWQNGSTASSITVNAAGRYRVQVTTSGGCISQDSTLVQERACQVTIPNIITPNQDGRNETFVLKGLVASEWRCCIFNRWGRLIYKSEAYQDDWSAAGQADGIYYYYLTSTRTGQVVKGTVEVMR, from the coding sequence GTGCTTTCCGACGAAGAAGGTAATCTGCAATGTTACTCCGATGGGGAGCGGGTATACAACCGGCAGGAGCAATTGATGGGGGTTGTACTGCCACGCGGAAGTCGGGCCTCAAGCACACAGGGGGCACTGCTCCTGCGGGCACCTGGTGATGCCAACCGCTGCTACCTGTTTACCGTAGATCAGGCTGAAAACAGCTTGCAGGGTGGACTGCACTACTCTATTATTGATCTGCGGCTAAATAATGGGCTGGGGGGGCTAACCTCCACGTTAGATCAGGCGGTACCGACTCCGGCCACCACACAGCTGCTTGCTGAAAAGCTGACAGCCGTGCGCCATGCCAACGGGCGTGATTACTGGGTGCTGGTACACGGCTGGAACGATGATGCATTCTATGCGTATTTGCTAAGCCCGGCGGGCCTGGCCAGTGCCCCAGTGATGAGCCGTGCCGGCCGGCCACATATAGACCCGAATGGTGCTACCAATTTCCAATCAGCCCTTGGCTATCTGCGGGTCTCCCCCAACGGGCTTCGCATTGCGGCCGCAATCAGTGGCCTGGGAGTCGACTGTGGTACTTTCAACCCGGCCACCGGCCGCGTCAGCAATGTGGCCGCTCTACCCGTGATTCCCTTTTTAGGATATTCCGGTCTGGAGTTCTCTCCGGATAATTCCAAGCTTTACGTTACGGACGAATTTGGTAGTCTTCGCCAGATAGATTTGGCCACGCAAATAGTTACGGAGTTTGCTTCTACCAATCCTAAAGCGCTGGCGCTAGGCCCTGACCAGAAAATATATCTGGGCGTTCCACGTGATGCCTTGGGCATTATTCACGAACCCAACCTGCCCGGGCTGGCCTGTCGGTTTCAAAAGCAAGGCTTGGACGTGGCACCGGGCTTTACGCGCCTTGGCCTGCCAAATTTCCCGAACGCCTTCGCGGCATCATTGCGTATTGTGGCGCGTCGGCAGGTTTGTGTCGGTGCGCGGGTTGAGTTCCAGGCGCGGCTGAGTTCAGGCGAGGCGGTGGCGTCTGCCATCTGGACTTTCGGAAACCCGGCTGCTGGGCCTGCCAACAGTGCTGTCGGTCTTGAGGTGCAGCACACCTACCAGCAGCCCGGCACCTACCAGGTGGTGCTGTCAGCCCGCAACGCAGCAGGCATCGAGTACATGGCCACGGAAACCATTGAGGTGCAGGTGCCTCCGTCCGTGCGTATCTCCCCGCCCGACCCCATTCTCTGCACCGACCCACTCAGTGCGCGCCCGTTGGTACTATCGGTGCCGGAAGTGCCGGGGGCTACCTACCGGTGGCAAAACGGCTCTACGGCCTCTTCAATAACCGTCAATGCCGCCGGACGCTACCGCGTACAGGTAACAACTTCGGGGGGGTGTATAAGTCAGGACTCGACACTGGTGCAGGAACGGGCCTGCCAGGTAACGATTCCTAATATTATTACTCCCAACCAGGATGGGCGGAACGAAACCTTCGTGCTCAAGGGCTTAGTGGCGTCGGAATGGCGCTGCTGCATCTTCAACCGCTGGGGACGGCTTATCTATAAGTCAGAAGCCTACCAGGACGATTGGAGTGCAGCCGGGCAGGCAGACGGCATCTACTATTACTATCTGACCAGCACACGCACCGGCCAGGTAGTAAAGGGAACTGTGGAGGTTATGCGCTGA
- the pseC gene encoding UDP-4-amino-4,6-dideoxy-N-acetyl-beta-L-altrosamine transaminase: MPTRPIAYGRQHITDEDVRAVVETLHSDYLTQGPKVAEFEEKFAAYVGARYAVAVSNGTAALHLCALALGVQPGQRVITTPITFAASANCVRYCGGEVHFADIDPATALIDLQQVRQLLESHPRGHFHGLIPVDFAGLPVNLEAARQLCDEFGLWLIEDSCHAPGGFFLDSQGREQRCGNGQFADLAIFSFHPVKHIATGEGGMITTNREDLYRELLKLRTHGITKDPAQMQRNDGGWYMEMQELGYNYRMPDMLCALGISQLTRADEGLARRRQLAARYDAAFAEMPAVRPLAGAPGHAYHLYVIQVPDRKGLYDALRTREIFAQVHYIPVHTMPYYQGLGWQPGDFPLAEAYYAHCLSIPLFPSLTDDEQQYVIDCIREFVAG; encoded by the coding sequence ATGCCTACCCGCCCTATCGCCTACGGCCGCCAGCACATCACCGACGAGGACGTGCGGGCCGTGGTGGAAACCCTGCACTCCGACTACCTGACGCAGGGCCCGAAAGTGGCGGAGTTCGAGGAGAAGTTTGCCGCCTACGTGGGGGCCCGGTACGCGGTGGCCGTGAGCAACGGCACGGCGGCGCTGCACCTGTGCGCGCTGGCGCTGGGCGTGCAGCCCGGCCAGCGGGTCATTACCACGCCCATTACCTTCGCGGCGTCGGCCAACTGCGTGCGCTACTGCGGCGGCGAGGTGCACTTCGCCGACATTGACCCAGCCACGGCCCTGATAGATCTGCAGCAGGTGCGCCAACTGCTGGAAAGCCACCCCCGGGGCCACTTCCACGGCCTGATTCCGGTGGACTTCGCCGGCCTGCCCGTGAACCTGGAAGCTGCCCGCCAACTCTGTGACGAGTTCGGTTTGTGGCTGATTGAGGACTCCTGCCACGCGCCGGGCGGCTTTTTCCTGGACTCGCAGGGCCGGGAGCAGCGTTGCGGCAACGGGCAGTTTGCCGATCTGGCCATCTTCAGCTTCCACCCCGTCAAGCACATTGCTACCGGCGAGGGCGGCATGATTACCACCAACCGCGAAGACCTGTACCGGGAGTTGCTGAAGCTGCGCACCCACGGCATCACCAAAGACCCCGCCCAGATGCAGCGCAACGACGGCGGCTGGTACATGGAAATGCAGGAGCTGGGCTACAACTACCGCATGCCCGACATGCTCTGCGCGCTGGGCATAAGCCAGCTGACCCGTGCCGACGAGGGCCTGGCCCGCCGCCGCCAGCTGGCCGCCCGCTACGATGCCGCTTTTGCGGAAATGCCCGCCGTGCGGCCGCTGGCCGGCGCGCCCGGCCACGCCTACCACCTCTACGTGATTCAGGTGCCCGACCGCAAAGGGCTTTACGACGCGTTGCGGACCCGGGAAATCTTTGCGCAGGTGCACTACATTCCGGTGCACACCATGCCGTACTACCAGGGCCTGGGCTGGCAGCCTGGCGACTTCCCGCTGGCCGAAGCCTACTATGCCCACTGCCTCAGCATCCCGCTGTTCCCGAGCCTCACCGACGACGAGCAGCAGTACGTCATCGACTGCATCCGGGAATTTGTGGCGGGGTAA
- a CDS encoding cytidylyltransferase domain-containing protein has protein sequence MKNVGIISQARMTSTRLPGKVLRPVAGQPLLLHHVQRLQASSLPLYLATTTNATDDVLAEFGAAHQLPCTRGPEDDVLARYQQCATAHNLDVIVRVTSDCPLLDGALVADAVRAYLAADNPRLYLSNVLERTFPRGFDFEVFSRELLEEAAAQATLPSDREHVTPYIHQNRSGRVQFQHVRRAEDRSAYRLTVDTADDFELIRQLIEDYAAAAISTDSLIALLDAHPELVALNAHIEQKKL, from the coding sequence TTGAAAAACGTCGGCATTATCTCGCAGGCCCGCATGACCAGCACCCGGCTGCCGGGCAAGGTGCTACGGCCCGTGGCTGGCCAACCGCTGTTGCTGCACCACGTGCAGCGCCTGCAAGCCAGCAGCCTGCCGCTGTACCTGGCCACTACCACCAACGCAACCGACGACGTGCTGGCCGAATTCGGGGCCGCACACCAGCTGCCCTGCACCCGCGGCCCCGAGGACGACGTGCTGGCCCGCTACCAGCAGTGCGCCACCGCCCATAACCTGGATGTAATAGTGCGCGTGACGTCTGACTGCCCGCTGCTGGACGGGGCGCTGGTAGCCGACGCCGTGCGGGCGTACCTGGCCGCCGACAACCCGCGCCTGTACCTGTCGAATGTGCTGGAACGCACGTTTCCGCGCGGTTTCGACTTCGAGGTGTTTTCGCGGGAACTGTTGGAAGAGGCCGCCGCGCAGGCCACGCTGCCCTCCGACCGCGAGCATGTGACGCCCTACATCCACCAGAACCGCTCGGGACGGGTGCAGTTCCAACACGTGCGACGCGCCGAAGACCGTAGCGCCTACCGCCTGACCGTGGATACGGCCGATGACTTCGAGCTGATCCGGCAGCTGATTGAAGACTACGCCGCCGCCGCCATTTCTACCGATAGCCTGATTGCGCTGCTGGACGCGCACCCCGAGTTGGTAGCTCTTAATGCCCACATCGAACAGAAGAAGCTGTAA
- the pseG gene encoding UDP-2,4-diacetamido-2,4,6-trideoxy-beta-L-altropyranose hydrolase, which translates to MTPPRLVLRADGNSRIGLGHVMRLLALAEILRPDFTEQLFLIREPDEALGQQLAAAGLRVVALPAQPQPEEAAHLVRHVLRATDVLVLDGYDFRYDYHNTVRGAVARLVYVDDLHGFPLAADLVLNPAGGVQLRQYQMRQPGARLLAGPAFAPLRSAFREATRQPASEAPCTSVLVCLGGADPTHQTRHVAAALLALPTVAQVHAVVGSAYSGREALQAWADEQPRLTLHHSLPAPELVALMRRCGAAVCSPSTISYEYCAAGGGLLLLLPVADNQHDINHFLLEAGLALPYPSAPNVLTSPEANRLTRQLRQTQRHVFDGLAPVRLRQEFRALGLPAPPFLLRPVVAADSAQLLAWTNDPTVRQFSFNPEPVARPAHEQWLAARLQDPASLLLLAEDAASGQPLGLIRFQVEEARATLSYLLDARFRGQGLAPLLLLAGTRVLAQTFGSVRQVVGHVQVANVASVKAFERAGFQLNTEAGPAPDSVTFSWETAGL; encoded by the coding sequence TTGACTCCTCCCCGCCTTGTGCTCCGCGCCGATGGCAACTCCCGCATCGGGCTGGGCCACGTGATGCGCCTGCTGGCGCTGGCTGAGATTCTGCGGCCGGACTTCACCGAGCAACTGTTTCTGATTCGGGAGCCGGATGAGGCGCTGGGGCAGCAGCTGGCGGCCGCCGGCCTGCGCGTGGTGGCGCTGCCCGCCCAGCCACAGCCCGAGGAAGCGGCCCATCTGGTGCGCCACGTATTGCGCGCCACCGACGTGCTGGTGCTCGATGGATACGATTTCCGCTACGACTACCATAACACAGTGCGCGGGGCAGTGGCCCGGCTGGTGTATGTGGATGATCTGCACGGCTTTCCGCTGGCCGCCGACCTGGTGCTGAATCCCGCCGGCGGCGTGCAGCTCCGCCAGTACCAGATGCGCCAGCCCGGGGCCCGGCTGCTGGCCGGCCCGGCTTTTGCGCCGCTGCGTAGCGCCTTCCGCGAAGCCACCCGGCAGCCTGCCTCTGAGGCTCCCTGCACGTCGGTGCTGGTGTGCTTGGGCGGCGCCGACCCCACCCACCAGACCCGCCATGTGGCCGCCGCCCTGCTGGCGCTGCCCACCGTGGCGCAGGTGCACGCCGTGGTGGGCAGCGCCTACAGCGGCCGGGAAGCCCTGCAAGCCTGGGCTGATGAGCAGCCGCGCCTGACGCTGCACCACAGCCTGCCGGCCCCGGAGCTGGTGGCGCTGATGCGCCGCTGCGGCGCGGCCGTGTGCTCGCCCAGCACCATCAGCTACGAGTACTGCGCGGCCGGGGGCGGCCTGCTGCTGCTGCTGCCCGTGGCCGACAATCAGCACGACATCAACCACTTTCTGCTGGAAGCCGGCCTGGCCCTGCCCTACCCCAGCGCCCCCAACGTGCTGACCAGCCCCGAGGCCAACCGCCTGACCCGCCAGCTGCGCCAGACGCAGCGCCACGTATTTGATGGGCTGGCACCGGTACGGCTGCGCCAGGAGTTCCGGGCGCTGGGGCTGCCGGCGCCGCCGTTTCTGCTGCGCCCGGTAGTGGCCGCCGACTCTGCGCAGCTGCTGGCCTGGACCAACGACCCGACCGTGCGACAGTTTTCCTTCAACCCCGAACCAGTAGCCCGGCCCGCGCACGAGCAGTGGCTGGCCGCCCGCCTCCAGGACCCCGCCAGCCTGCTGCTATTGGCCGAAGACGCCGCCAGCGGCCAGCCCCTGGGCCTGATCCGGTTTCAGGTGGAAGAAGCCCGTGCCACGCTCAGCTACCTGCTCGATGCCCGATTTCGGGGCCAGGGGCTGGCGCCGCTGTTGCTGCTGGCCGGCACCCGGGTGCTGGCGCAGACGTTTGGCAGC